The Natranaerobius trueperi sequence ACAAATATTAACAATCCTCTAACTTCAGCAAGAGAAGAAATAACTATAATTGTTAATAATAACATAGTAAATTCAGATGTATTTCCAAAAATAATTGAGAGTAGAACTTTGGTCCCTTTAAGATTTATTGGTGAAGCATTAGAAGCTTATGTAAATTGGCATGAAGATGAAAACAAAGTAACTGTTCATGGTGACTTTGAAGAAAACGAGCAACCAAAAGAAGACAATCAACAAGACTCAGATGAAGATAATTGGACATTAGAACACTACAACCAATATAATGCGTCTAATTTTAGGAATAGCAATTTATTAAATGAATCAATTAATTATGAAAATATTGATTATCCTAGATTAAATGCAGCTATTTTTTATGCAACTAATGAAATACGTAAAGAATATAATTTGTCAACAGTAAAACATTCAAAAAACCTTGAGATAGCTGCATGGAACCATTCTATAAGTATGGCAAAACATGATTTCTTTAGTCATTATAATGAGCATGAAGATAGTAGGCATAGTCCTGAAGATCGTGGAAGGTTAGCCGGT is a genomic window containing:
- a CDS encoding stalk domain-containing protein → MLKKSSIIFSLLFLLVLSSSVMATPEDITLEVNGSTIEPDVPPQIIDSRTMVPLRVISENLNTYVEWDSSTQSVLIVESGTNINNPLTSAREEITIIVNNNIVNSDVFPKIIESRTLVPLRFIGEALEAYVNWHEDENKVTVHGDFEENEQPKEDNQQDSDEDNWTLEHYNQYNASNFRNSNLLNESINYENIDYPRLNAAIFYATNEIRKEYNLSTVKHSKNLEIAAWNHSISMAKHDFFSHYNEHEDSRHSPEDRGRLAGIDNPSIAENLAQTTSRNDTYLSFADTVIDMWMGSEGHRQNMLSASPLQLGTGAYVSNNNQFGPTIIATQKFQWFNEIDASESSDPSPYDY